The following coding sequences are from one Thermostaphylospora chromogena window:
- the narI gene encoding respiratory nitrate reductase subunit gamma, giving the protein MNTLDVILWVVAPYVSLTVFVLGHIWRYRYDKFGWTTRSSQMYESRLLRIGSPLFHFGILIVLLGHVGGLVIPKGWTEAAGVGEEAYHVLAVVLGTIAGVATLGGLAVLIYRRRTVGPVFTATTRNDKMMYALLTVVIVLGLAATVAGNVVGGGYDYRATVSPWFRSIFYFQPDPALMAQAPLLFRLHAFSALVLFAVWPFTRLVHMLTAPVGYLTRPYIVYRSREERPGARPPRRGWEPIR; this is encoded by the coding sequence GTGAACACGCTTGATGTGATCTTGTGGGTGGTGGCGCCGTACGTGTCGCTCACCGTGTTCGTGCTGGGCCACATATGGCGCTACCGGTACGACAAGTTCGGCTGGACGACCCGCTCGTCGCAGATGTACGAGTCGCGGCTGCTGCGCATCGGCAGCCCGCTGTTCCACTTCGGGATCCTGATCGTGCTGCTCGGGCATGTCGGCGGCCTGGTGATCCCCAAGGGCTGGACCGAGGCGGCGGGCGTGGGCGAGGAGGCCTATCACGTGCTGGCGGTCGTGCTGGGCACGATCGCGGGCGTGGCCACGCTGGGCGGGCTGGCCGTCCTGATCTACCGGCGGCGCACGGTCGGCCCGGTGTTCACCGCCACCACCCGCAACGACAAGATGATGTACGCCCTGCTGACGGTGGTCATCGTGCTGGGCCTGGCGGCCACGGTCGCCGGCAACGTGGTGGGCGGCGGTTACGACTACCGGGCGACCGTGTCGCCGTGGTTCCGCTCGATCTTCTACTTCCAGCCCGATCCGGCGCTGATGGCACAGGCTCCGTTGCTGTTTCGGCTGCACGCGTTCAGCGCGCTGGTGCTGTTCGCCGTGTGGCCCTTCACCCGGCTGGTGCACATGCTGACCGCGCCGGTGGGTTATCTGACCCGTCCCTACATCGTCTACCGCAGCCGGGAGGAGCGTCCCGGCGCCCGTCCGCCGCGCCGGGGGTGGGAGCCGATCCGCTGA
- the narJ gene encoding nitrate reductase molybdenum cofactor assembly chaperone, translating into MTALSQDQARTVHMVASVLLGYPDERLHRALPVLAEAVAGLPPGTARGRLRAFCDFAEATAPADLAAHYVAMFDMQRRCCPYLTYYTYGDTRGRGAALLRFKRAVRAAGFELADGELPDHVSVVCELSARGGYAQAVRLLWEHRAGLELLRRALEGQGSPYAGVVAAVQETLPPMGRRDREAALRLAAQGPPAEKVGLEPFAVRGERNGGGR; encoded by the coding sequence ATGACTGCGCTCTCCCAGGACCAGGCCCGCACCGTGCACATGGTCGCCTCGGTGCTGCTGGGCTACCCCGACGAGCGGCTGCACCGGGCGCTTCCGGTGCTGGCCGAGGCGGTCGCGGGGCTGCCGCCGGGCACGGCGCGCGGACGGCTGCGCGCCTTCTGCGACTTCGCGGAGGCGACCGCGCCCGCCGATCTGGCGGCGCACTATGTGGCGATGTTCGACATGCAGCGGCGCTGCTGCCCGTATCTGACCTACTACACCTACGGCGACACCAGGGGGCGGGGCGCGGCGCTGCTGCGGTTCAAGCGCGCCGTGCGCGCGGCCGGGTTCGAGCTGGCCGACGGCGAGCTTCCCGACCACGTGTCGGTGGTGTGCGAGCTGTCGGCGCGCGGCGGGTATGCGCAGGCGGTGCGGCTGCTGTGGGAGCACCGCGCCGGGCTGGAGCTGCTGCGGCGGGCGTTGGAGGGGCAGGGGTCGCCTTATGCCGGCGTGGTGGCGGCCGTGCAGGAGACGCTGCCGCCGATGGGGCGGCGGGACCGGGAGGCGGCGCTGCGGCTGGCCGCGCAGGGGCCGCCGGCGGAGAAGGTCGGATTGGAGCCCTTCGCGGTGAGGGGCGAGCGGAACGGGGGCGGCCGGTGA
- a CDS encoding D-sedoheptulose-7-phosphate isomerase, whose protein sequence is MDRLEPPPAVRPSPSPGTGEPPAEALGCLAARIRETARLHRRMRGPMADRLAECAEEMASRFTAGGRLFTFGNGGSATDARRAAAAFAAPGPGGPLPAMCLAADAALITALSGDAGFATVFAGQFAVLARPGDIALGLSTGGGSANVVRGFAEAKRRGLLTVGMAGGQGGVLAGAGILDHLFVVPSHCPHRIQEAQAALCGALAEVTRLVLAGAGH, encoded by the coding sequence GTGGATCGGCTTGAGCCGCCGCCCGCCGTGCGCCCGTCCCCCTCACCCGGGACGGGCGAGCCGCCGGCCGAGGCGCTGGGATGCCTGGCCGCGCGCATCCGCGAGACCGCGCGCCTGCACCGCCGCATGCGCGGGCCGATGGCCGACCGGCTGGCCGAGTGCGCCGAGGAGATGGCCTCCCGCTTCACCGCCGGAGGCCGCCTGTTCACCTTCGGCAACGGCGGCAGCGCGACCGACGCGCGGCGGGCGGCCGCCGCGTTCGCCGCGCCGGGACCGGGCGGCCCGCTGCCCGCCATGTGCCTGGCCGCCGACGCCGCTTTGATCACCGCGCTCTCCGGAGACGCGGGGTTCGCGACCGTCTTCGCCGGCCAGTTCGCCGTGCTGGCCCGCCCCGGCGACATCGCGCTGGGCCTGTCCACCGGGGGCGGCTCGGCCAACGTGGTGCGCGGTTTCGCCGAGGCCAAGCGGCGCGGCCTGCTCACCGTCGGCATGGCCGGCGGCCAAGGCGGCGTGCTGGCCGGGGCGGGCATCCTCGACCACCTGTTCGTCGTCCCCTCGCACTGCCCGCACCGCATCCAGGAGGCCCAGGCCGCCCTGTGCGGGGCCCTGGCCGAGGTCACCCGGCTCGTCCTGGCCGGCGCCGGTCACTGA
- a CDS encoding MFS transporter, whose amino-acid sequence MSAVLPAARRARTTALVLATAGFAVNFWAWGLLSPLGPVYAELLNLTPTAVSILVAVPVVVGSLGRIVLGGLTDRHGGRIVFAVASFLGVVPVLFLAFAASYPALLAGGFLLGLSGATFAIGVPFVNGWYPPHRRGLALGVFGMGNIGTAVSGFATPWLAERFGRSAPFIVVAAALALVGVAFLAVGRDAPGSGGQAGPFLSRFMAAARLRSTRELSAFYALTFGGFVAFGVYLPLYLRSGYGLTTADAAARTAGFVVLATLARPVGGWLSDRMGGEGVLSAVLAVVFVCAVVVAFLPPMPLATVGLLSMAAAFGVGNGAVFEILSRVVPGDQVGSVTGVVGAAGGLGGFLPPIVMGVIYQVTGSYAIGLMLLAAMTAAAFVYCWFVLRMDAARLAPR is encoded by the coding sequence ATGAGCGCAGTGCTACCCGCCGCCCGAAGGGCCCGTACGACCGCGCTGGTGCTCGCCACCGCGGGGTTCGCGGTCAACTTCTGGGCGTGGGGACTGCTCAGTCCGCTCGGACCGGTCTACGCCGAGCTGCTGAACCTCACTCCCACCGCGGTGTCGATCCTGGTCGCGGTGCCGGTCGTGGTCGGTTCCCTGGGCCGGATCGTGCTCGGCGGGCTGACCGACCGCCACGGTGGGCGGATCGTCTTCGCCGTGGCGAGCTTCCTCGGCGTCGTGCCGGTGCTGTTCCTGGCCTTCGCCGCGAGCTATCCGGCGCTGCTGGCCGGCGGTTTCCTGCTGGGCCTGTCGGGGGCGACGTTCGCCATCGGCGTGCCGTTCGTCAACGGCTGGTATCCGCCGCACCGGCGCGGCCTGGCGCTCGGCGTCTTCGGCATGGGGAACATCGGCACCGCCGTGTCGGGTTTCGCCACGCCGTGGCTGGCGGAGCGGTTCGGCCGGTCCGCGCCGTTCATCGTGGTCGCCGCCGCCCTGGCGCTGGTCGGCGTGGCCTTCTTGGCCGTGGGACGGGACGCGCCGGGCAGCGGCGGCCAGGCCGGGCCGTTCCTCTCCCGCTTCATGGCCGCGGCCCGGCTGCGCAGCACCCGGGAGCTGTCGGCGTTCTACGCGCTCACCTTCGGCGGGTTCGTCGCCTTCGGCGTCTACCTGCCGCTGTACCTGCGGTCCGGGTACGGCCTGACCACCGCGGACGCCGCGGCGCGGACCGCCGGGTTCGTGGTGCTGGCCACGCTGGCGCGCCCGGTGGGCGGCTGGCTGTCTGACCGGATGGGCGGCGAGGGGGTGCTGTCGGCCGTGCTCGCGGTCGTCTTCGTCTGCGCGGTCGTCGTGGCGTTCCTGCCGCCGATGCCCCTGGCCACGGTCGGCCTGTTGAGCATGGCCGCCGCGTTCGGCGTGGGCAACGGCGCGGTGTTCGAGATCTTGAGCCGTGTCGTGCCGGGCGACCAGGTGGGCAGCGTCACCGGCGTGGTCGGCGCCGCGGGCGGGCTGGGCGGTTTCCTGCCGCCGATCGTCATGGGCGTGATCTACCAGGTGACCGGCTCTTACGCGATCGGCCTGATGCTGCTGGCCGCGATGACCGCCGCCGCGTTCGTCTACTGCTGGTTCGTCCTGCGGATGGACGCGGCCCGGCTGGCGCCCCGATGA
- the narH gene encoding nitrate reductase subunit beta, producing MGQLAMVMNLDKCIGCHTCSVTCKQAWTNRAGTEYVWFNNVETRPGQGYPRTYQDQEKWRGGWELNRRGRLRLKAGGRLRKLLTIFANPLMPSIRDYYEPWTYDYDRLFSAPAQADTPVARPRSLITGEPTKITWSANWDDDLAGAPELAPADPVLRRVSDRVKLEFERAFMFYLPRICEHCLNPSCVASCPSGAMYKRSEDGIVLVDQDRCRGWRMCVTGCPYKKVYFNHRTGKAEKCTFCFPRVEVGIPTVCSETCVGRLRYIGLVLYDADRVAEAAATPRQEDLLEAHKSVLLDPHDPKVIAAARAEGIPEDWLEAARRSPVHKLIFEYGVALPLHPEYRTLPMVWYIPPLSPVVDALAGTGHDGEDAGNLFGAIDALRIPVGYLAGLFTAGDPEPVRAVLRRLAAMRSYMREINLGREPREEIAEAAGMTGESVREMYRLLAIAPYDERYVIPTAHAEQGARLEEPGCSLDYEGGPGMGGPFGEASGAPAPVAVENFHALRHRQSGDDLDRADELRGRVNLLNWDGRGIPEGLFPKRRSRPEEPKS from the coding sequence ATGGGGCAGCTGGCCATGGTGATGAACCTGGACAAGTGCATCGGCTGCCACACCTGCTCGGTCACCTGCAAGCAGGCGTGGACCAATCGGGCGGGCACGGAGTACGTCTGGTTCAACAACGTCGAGACCCGTCCCGGCCAGGGCTATCCGCGCACCTACCAGGACCAGGAGAAGTGGAGGGGCGGCTGGGAGCTGAACCGGCGCGGCCGGTTGCGGCTGAAGGCCGGCGGGCGGCTGCGCAAGCTGCTCACCATCTTCGCCAACCCGCTGATGCCGTCGATCCGCGACTACTACGAGCCGTGGACCTACGACTACGACCGGCTGTTCTCCGCGCCCGCGCAGGCCGACACGCCGGTCGCCCGGCCCCGCTCGCTGATCACCGGCGAACCCACGAAGATCACCTGGAGTGCGAACTGGGACGACGATCTGGCCGGGGCTCCGGAGCTGGCACCCGCCGACCCCGTGCTGCGCAGGGTGTCGGACCGGGTGAAGCTGGAGTTCGAGCGGGCGTTCATGTTCTACCTGCCGCGCATCTGCGAGCACTGCCTCAACCCCTCGTGCGTGGCCTCCTGCCCGTCGGGGGCGATGTACAAGCGCAGCGAGGACGGCATCGTGCTGGTGGACCAGGACCGCTGCCGCGGCTGGCGGATGTGCGTGACCGGCTGCCCGTACAAGAAGGTGTACTTCAACCATCGCACCGGGAAGGCCGAGAAGTGCACCTTCTGCTTCCCGCGGGTCGAGGTGGGCATCCCCACCGTCTGCTCGGAGACCTGCGTGGGGCGGCTGCGCTACATCGGCCTGGTGCTCTACGACGCCGACCGGGTCGCGGAGGCCGCGGCGACGCCCCGGCAGGAGGATCTGCTGGAGGCGCACAAGAGCGTGCTGCTGGATCCGCACGACCCGAAGGTGATCGCCGCGGCCCGCGCCGAGGGCATCCCGGAGGACTGGCTGGAGGCGGCCCGCCGCTCCCCCGTCCACAAGTTGATCTTCGAGTACGGTGTGGCGCTGCCGCTGCACCCGGAGTACCGGACCCTGCCGATGGTGTGGTACATCCCGCCGCTGTCGCCGGTGGTGGACGCGCTGGCGGGCACCGGCCACGACGGGGAGGACGCGGGCAACCTGTTCGGCGCGATCGACGCGCTGCGCATCCCGGTCGGCTATCTGGCCGGGCTGTTCACCGCGGGCGACCCGGAACCGGTGCGGGCCGTGCTGCGCCGCCTGGCGGCGATGCGCTCCTACATGCGGGAGATCAACCTGGGCCGCGAGCCGCGGGAGGAGATCGCCGAGGCGGCCGGCATGACCGGCGAGTCGGTGCGGGAGATGTACCGGCTGCTGGCCATCGCCCCCTACGACGAGCGGTATGTCATCCCCACGGCGCACGCCGAGCAGGGCGCGCGGCTTGAGGAGCCGGGCTGCAGCCTGGACTACGAGGGCGGTCCCGGCATGGGCGGCCCGTTCGGCGAGGCGTCGGGTGCGCCCGCTCCGGTGGCGGTGGAGAACTTCCACGCCCTGCGGCACCGGCAAAGCGGTGACGACCTCGACCGCGCCGACGAGCTGCGCGGCCGGGTGAACCTGCTCAACTGGGACGGCAGGGGGATCCCGGAAGGGCTGTTTCCGAAGCGGAGGAGCCGACCGGAGGAGCCGAAGTCATGA
- a CDS encoding nitrate reductase subunit alpha, whose amino-acid sequence MTGMDGPLSDALLRLGRHLRPGAVVSDDLRSLHRRGGREGDVFYRDRWSHDKVVRSTHGVNCTGSCSWKVYVKDGVITWEAQQTDYPSVGPDRPEYEPRGCPRGAAFSWYTYSPTRVRFPYARGVLVEMYRQARARSGDPVAAWAEITSDPERRRRYQRARGKGGLVRITWDEATEMIAAAHVHTIKTYGPDRIAGFSPIPAMSMVSHAAGSRFISLIGGAMLSFYDWYADLPVASPQVFGDQTDVPESADWWDAAYLVLWGSNVPVTRTPDAHYMAEARYRGQKVVVVSPDFSDAAKFADEWLAPRPGTDGALAMAMGHVILREFFVERQVPYFVDYVKRYTDLPFLVTLAERDGAHVPDRFLTAADLGEEGREAAFKTVLLDSATGEPVVPGGSLGFRYAESGAGRWNLDLGGVNPLLTLHDEQAGTATVALPRFDTADGGVLHRGVPVRRVAGRLVTTVFDLLLAQYGVARDLPGRWPDSYDDPAAPYTPAWQEAITGVPAAKAVRIAREFAATAEEARGRSMIIMGAGVNHWFHADTIYRAFLALTTLTGCQGVNGGGWAHYVGQEKCRPVTGWAQLASALDWTRPPRQMISTAYWYLHTGQWRYDTFSADVVSAPTGGGVFAGKTTADLLAASARMGWMPSYPTFDRNPLDLADEAAAAGQDPGAYVAGQIREGRLGFACEDPDAPENWPRVLTVWRANLLGSSAKGDEYFLRHLLGTDSSLRAREAGPEHRPADVRWREDAPEGKLDLLVSLDFRMTSTTLFSDIVLPAATWYEKHDLSSTDMHPFVHAFTPAIDPPWQTRTDFSAFHAIAAAFSELARTHLGVRQDLVAVPLLHDTPDELATPHGRVDDWRVSGRTPTPGRDFPKIVVVERDYGAVAEQMAALGPLLDRLGATTKGITYDVADEVERLKQVTGTVRGGVADGRPSLARDTDMCEAILALSGTTNGRLAARGFAALARRTGMDFDGLAEEHRRIRFADAQARPVPVITSPEWSGSEAGGRRYSPFTVNVERRKPWHTLTGRQHFFLDHDWMHEAGEALPVYRPPLNIAAMFDEPQESAEGVVVRYLTPHSKWSIHSEYQDNLLMLTLSRGGPTIWMSPADAARAGIGDNDWVEAVNRNGVVVARAVVSHRMPQGTVYMYHAQERVVDVPKSETSGRRGGIHNSLTRLLIKPTHLIGGYAQLSFAFNYLGPTGNQRDETTLIRRRSQEVDY is encoded by the coding sequence ATGACGGGGATGGACGGGCCGCTCAGCGACGCCCTGCTCCGACTCGGCCGCCACCTGCGTCCCGGCGCCGTGGTCTCCGACGACCTGCGCAGCCTGCACAGGCGCGGGGGCCGCGAAGGCGACGTGTTCTACCGCGACCGGTGGAGCCACGACAAGGTGGTGCGCTCCACCCACGGGGTCAACTGCACCGGATCGTGCTCGTGGAAGGTGTACGTCAAGGACGGCGTCATCACCTGGGAGGCGCAGCAGACCGACTATCCGAGCGTGGGCCCGGACCGGCCGGAGTACGAGCCGCGCGGCTGCCCGCGCGGGGCCGCCTTCTCCTGGTACACCTACTCACCCACCCGCGTCCGCTTCCCGTACGCCAGGGGCGTGCTGGTGGAGATGTACCGGCAGGCCAGGGCCCGGTCGGGCGACCCGGTCGCCGCCTGGGCGGAGATCACCTCAGATCCCGAGCGGCGCCGCCGCTACCAGCGCGCCCGCGGCAAGGGCGGGCTGGTGCGCATCACCTGGGACGAGGCGACCGAGATGATCGCGGCGGCGCACGTGCACACCATCAAGACCTACGGCCCGGACCGGATCGCCGGGTTCTCCCCCATCCCGGCGATGTCGATGGTCTCCCACGCCGCCGGTTCCCGGTTCATCTCGCTGATCGGCGGCGCCATGCTGTCGTTCTACGACTGGTACGCCGACCTGCCGGTGGCCTCCCCGCAGGTGTTCGGCGACCAGACCGACGTGCCGGAGTCGGCCGACTGGTGGGATGCGGCCTACCTGGTGCTGTGGGGGTCGAACGTGCCGGTGACCCGTACCCCCGACGCTCACTACATGGCCGAGGCGCGCTACCGGGGGCAGAAGGTCGTGGTGGTCTCCCCCGACTTCAGCGACGCGGCCAAGTTCGCCGACGAGTGGCTGGCCCCGCGTCCGGGCACCGACGGCGCGCTGGCCATGGCCATGGGGCATGTCATCCTGCGCGAGTTCTTCGTCGAGCGGCAGGTCCCCTACTTCGTCGACTACGTCAAGCGGTACACCGATCTGCCGTTCCTGGTCACCCTCGCCGAGCGGGACGGCGCGCACGTGCCCGACCGGTTCCTCACCGCCGCCGACCTGGGGGAGGAGGGCCGGGAGGCGGCGTTCAAGACCGTCCTGCTCGACTCGGCCACCGGCGAGCCGGTGGTGCCCGGCGGGTCGCTCGGCTTCCGCTACGCCGAATCGGGGGCGGGCCGGTGGAACCTCGACCTGGGCGGGGTGAACCCGCTGCTGACCCTGCACGACGAGCAGGCCGGGACGGCGACGGTGGCGCTGCCCCGCTTCGACACCGCCGACGGCGGCGTGCTGCACCGCGGCGTCCCGGTGCGGCGGGTGGCGGGGCGCCTGGTCACCACGGTCTTCGACCTGCTGCTGGCCCAGTACGGCGTGGCCCGCGACCTGCCGGGCCGCTGGCCGGACTCCTACGACGATCCCGCCGCGCCGTACACGCCGGCCTGGCAGGAGGCGATCACGGGGGTGCCGGCGGCCAAGGCGGTGCGGATCGCCCGGGAGTTCGCCGCGACCGCGGAGGAGGCACGCGGCCGCTCCATGATCATCATGGGGGCGGGGGTGAACCACTGGTTCCACGCCGACACGATCTACCGGGCGTTCCTGGCGCTCACCACGCTCACCGGATGCCAGGGCGTCAACGGCGGCGGCTGGGCGCACTATGTCGGCCAGGAGAAGTGCCGTCCGGTGACCGGCTGGGCGCAGCTGGCCTCCGCCCTGGACTGGACGCGCCCGCCCCGGCAGATGATCAGTACCGCCTACTGGTATCTGCACACCGGCCAGTGGCGCTATGACACCTTCAGCGCCGACGTGGTCTCCGCCCCCACGGGCGGCGGCGTGTTCGCCGGCAAGACCACCGCCGACCTGCTGGCCGCCTCCGCCCGGATGGGGTGGATGCCGTCCTATCCCACCTTCGACCGCAATCCGCTGGACCTGGCCGATGAGGCCGCCGCAGCCGGGCAGGACCCCGGGGCGTACGTCGCCGGGCAGATACGCGAGGGGAGGCTGGGGTTCGCCTGCGAGGACCCGGACGCTCCGGAGAACTGGCCGAGGGTGCTGACCGTGTGGCGGGCCAACCTGCTGGGCTCTTCGGCCAAGGGCGACGAGTACTTCCTGCGGCACCTGCTGGGCACGGACTCCTCGCTCCGGGCGCGCGAGGCCGGGCCGGAGCACCGCCCCGCCGATGTGCGATGGCGCGAGGACGCCCCGGAGGGCAAGCTCGACCTGCTGGTGTCGCTGGACTTCCGGATGACCTCCACCACGCTGTTCTCCGACATCGTGCTTCCGGCCGCCACCTGGTACGAGAAGCACGACCTGTCGTCGACCGACATGCACCCGTTCGTGCACGCCTTCACCCCGGCGATCGACCCGCCCTGGCAGACGCGCACCGACTTCTCCGCCTTCCACGCCATCGCCGCCGCCTTCAGCGAGCTGGCCCGCACGCATCTTGGGGTGCGCCAGGATCTGGTGGCCGTGCCGTTGCTGCACGACACCCCGGATGAGCTGGCCACGCCGCACGGCCGGGTGGACGACTGGCGGGTGAGCGGGAGGACGCCGACGCCGGGCCGCGACTTCCCCAAGATCGTGGTGGTGGAGCGCGACTACGGCGCCGTCGCCGAGCAGATGGCCGCGCTCGGCCCGCTGCTGGATCGGCTCGGCGCCACGACCAAGGGCATCACCTACGACGTCGCCGACGAGGTCGAGCGGCTGAAGCAGGTCACCGGCACGGTGCGCGGCGGCGTCGCCGACGGGCGGCCGTCCCTGGCCCGCGACACCGACATGTGCGAGGCGATCTTGGCGCTGTCCGGCACCACCAACGGCCGCCTGGCGGCGCGGGGGTTCGCCGCGCTGGCCCGCCGGACGGGGATGGACTTCGACGGGCTGGCCGAGGAGCATCGGCGCATCCGGTTCGCCGACGCCCAGGCCCGGCCGGTACCGGTGATCACCTCGCCGGAGTGGTCGGGCAGCGAGGCGGGCGGACGGCGCTACTCGCCGTTCACGGTCAACGTCGAACGCCGCAAGCCCTGGCACACGCTCACCGGCCGCCAGCATTTCTTCCTCGATCACGACTGGATGCACGAGGCCGGGGAGGCGCTGCCCGTCTACCGGCCGCCGTTGAACATCGCCGCGATGTTCGACGAGCCGCAGGAGTCCGCCGAAGGGGTGGTGGTGCGCTATCTCACCCCGCACTCCAAGTGGTCCATCCACTCCGAGTACCAGGACAACCTGCTGATGCTCACGCTGTCGCGGGGCGGGCCGACGATCTGGATGAGCCCCGCCGACGCGGCCCGGGCGGGGATCGGCGACAACGACTGGGTCGAGGCGGTCAACCGCAACGGCGTGGTGGTGGCCCGCGCGGTCGTCTCCCACCGGATGCCGCAGGGGACGGTGTACATGTACCACGCGCAGGAGCGGGTGGTGGACGTGCCCAAGAGCGAGACGTCCGGCCGCCGGGGCGGCATCCACAACTCCCTCACCCGCCTGCTGATCAAACCCACTCATCTGATCGGGGGCTACGCCCAGCTCTCGTTCGCCTTCAACTACCTGGGGCCCACCGGCAACCAGCGCGATGAGACGACCCTGATCCGGCGCCGCTCCCAGGAGGTCGACTACTGA
- a CDS encoding universal stress protein: protein MTDHVAVGVDGSLGSAEAVEWAVDDAVRRGLPLRIVHVADLGPYELPVRSSQTLADAQALNATRVLADAEMRARKRAQRLEIDTEVLNGAPVRVLREVAKRAVELVIGHRGAGGFAGALLGSVCMQVAGHAHGTVVVVRAVEETRPQEVVVGVDGSENSHPALDYAFEQARLREGALRALHAWQPPSFAFIPNLSSHELDDLRRVHQELLEEQIAPWRESHPQVGVVPDLWCAHPVEALTEASGRARLVVVGSHGRGALRGTLLGSVSRALLARAACPVAVIRPRQ from the coding sequence ATGACGGATCACGTGGCAGTGGGGGTCGACGGATCGCTGGGATCGGCAGAGGCGGTGGAGTGGGCGGTCGACGACGCCGTGCGCAGAGGGCTTCCGCTGCGCATCGTGCACGTCGCCGACCTCGGCCCGTACGAGCTGCCCGTGCGGTCGTCGCAGACGCTGGCCGACGCGCAGGCGCTCAACGCCACCAGGGTGCTGGCCGACGCCGAGATGCGGGCGCGCAAGCGGGCGCAACGGCTGGAGATCGACACCGAGGTGCTCAACGGGGCGCCGGTGCGGGTGCTGCGCGAGGTCGCCAAACGGGCCGTGGAACTGGTGATCGGCCACCGGGGCGCGGGCGGGTTCGCCGGGGCGCTGCTCGGCTCGGTGTGCATGCAGGTGGCGGGCCACGCGCACGGGACGGTCGTCGTCGTGCGCGCCGTAGAGGAGACCAGGCCCCAGGAGGTCGTGGTGGGCGTGGACGGTTCGGAGAACAGCCACCCGGCCCTGGATTACGCCTTCGAGCAGGCCCGGCTGCGCGAGGGGGCGCTGCGGGCGCTGCACGCCTGGCAGCCGCCGTCCTTCGCGTTCATCCCCAACCTGTCCTCTCATGAGCTGGACGACCTGCGCCGGGTGCATCAGGAGCTGCTGGAGGAGCAGATCGCGCCGTGGCGGGAGAGCCACCCGCAGGTCGGGGTGGTCCCCGACCTGTGGTGCGCGCATCCGGTGGAGGCGCTGACGGAGGCGTCCGGCCGGGCGCGCCTGGTCGTGGTGGGCTCCCACGGCCGGGGCGCGCTCCGCGGCACGCTGCTCGGCTCGGTCAGCCGGGCCCTGCTCGCCCGCGCCGCCTGCCCGGTCGCGGTGATCCGGCCCCGTCAGTGA
- a CDS encoding helix-turn-helix domain-containing protein — MSEAHTGAGDIGRRVAHRRQELGLSREELAERCDMAPGYIAYLEEKPAVVPPDTLTKLAGGLETTPRQLLGGLAERPPGATPGAAASPRLEELDTDECLRLISPGGVGRIAFNGRYGLTVLPVNYRIHEGSIVFRTVAGGTTDEDLRTGWAGVEFTVAFEVDRLDEAMREGWSVLIQGPLHHVTEEERRELARLEVEPWAGGERELYLRITPTRMTGRRVRAAA; from the coding sequence ATGTCCGAGGCTCACACCGGCGCGGGCGACATCGGTCGCCGCGTCGCGCACCGCAGGCAGGAGCTCGGCCTGTCCCGGGAGGAACTGGCCGAACGCTGCGACATGGCCCCCGGCTACATCGCCTACCTGGAGGAGAAGCCGGCCGTGGTTCCGCCCGACACGCTGACCAAGCTCGCCGGCGGCCTGGAGACCACCCCCAGGCAGCTGCTCGGCGGCCTGGCCGAACGGCCCCCGGGCGCGACGCCGGGCGCGGCGGCCTCGCCCCGGCTGGAGGAGCTGGACACCGACGAGTGCCTGCGTCTCATCTCGCCGGGAGGTGTGGGACGCATCGCCTTCAACGGCCGTTACGGTCTGACCGTCTTGCCGGTCAACTACCGCATCCACGAGGGCTCGATCGTCTTCCGCACCGTCGCGGGCGGCACCACCGACGAGGACCTGCGCACCGGCTGGGCGGGGGTGGAGTTCACGGTCGCCTTCGAGGTCGACCGGCTGGATGAGGCCATGCGCGAGGGGTGGAGCGTGCTCATCCAGGGCCCGCTGCACCACGTGACCGAGGAGGAACGGCGGGAGCTGGCACGGCTGGAGGTGGAGCCGTGGGCGGGCGGCGAGCGGGAGCTGTACCTGCGCATCACCCCGACCCGGATGACCGGCCGCCGGGTACGCGCCGCCGCCTGA